GCTTTGGTAAAAAGAAACAGTGCCATATCAGGGCGCCCCCAGGGGCCATACACCGTGAAAAACCGCAACCCTGTTGTCGGCAGGTTGTACAGATAGCTGTAAGTATGCGCCATGAGCTCATTGGCTTTTTTGGAGGCCGCATACAGGCTGACCGGATGATCCACATTATGGCGGACCGAAAAAGGCATATGGGTATTGAGCCCATACACTGAACTTGACGACGCAAATACAAGATGCTTGACCCCGCCATGGCGGCAGCCCTCAAGAATATTGCCAAATCCCACTAGATTGGAATCCACATAGGAGGCCGGATTTTCAATGCTGTACCGCACCCCTGCCTGGGCCGCCAGATTCACCACACAGTCAAAGGCATTCTCCTCAAAGAGATTGGCCATATTAGGCCGGTCCGCTAGATCCAGGAGAATAAATTTAAAATCCGGATACCCGGACAAGCGCGCCAGCCGATCTTTTTTCAAATTCACATCATAATAATCGTTCAAATTATCAATACCCCATACACGGTGACCGTCATTTAACAGCCTTAACGAGAGCGCAGACCCAATAAACCCGGCTGCACCGGTAATCAATACATTCATTTTTCAATCCCTTAAACTAAAAATATGAAGTCAAAAAAAGAGCGTGATTCGATTTTTCCATCTTTTGATAGAGGCCAGCCATGATAAACATGAAGCCCCGTTTATTTGCACAAATTTTAGTGTTGTACCACGATCAGATACTTGTGACAAATTAAGAGATACAACCAAAAATAAATTTAAAAAGATCTAAATATTACCCGCCCTAAAACATCTATCAAAACATCACTAAAACCGATTTATTTTGCTCTAAATATATCTTATAATGAAGACATATGATCCCGTATTGGTTCTGTTTTTTCTATTTTTCTTGCTGGAATGATGACCGACTGTTTTCGCCCAATGGATTTAATTCATAAGATATCGGCTTTGGCCGGACATTAAAACCACACCGTGCCGGGCAGAGACCAGAGAGGAGAAAATATGAAATTTAATAAAATCCTTAACCCCGTGGATGGTTCAGAACACTCCAGGCGTTCAACCCAGTATTCCATAGAATTGGCAAAGCAATTCGATTCAAAAATCGTCTTGCTTCACTGCCACGCCAAGTTTCCCGTTGTCCTGGCCGAACCGCATTTTCAAAATGCCATCAATAAAATTTTAAAAAATTGTGATGAACTGAT
Above is a window of uncultured Desulfobacter sp. DNA encoding:
- a CDS encoding NAD-dependent epimerase, which translates into the protein MNVLITGAAGFIGSALSLRLLNDGHRVWGIDNLNDYYDVNLKKDRLARLSGYPDFKFILLDLADRPNMANLFEENAFDCVVNLAAQAGVRYSIENPASYVDSNLVGFGNILEGCRHGGVKHLVFASSSSVYGLNTHMPFSVRHNVDHPVSLYAASKKANELMAHTYSYLYNLPTTGLRFFTVYGPWGRPDMALFLFTKAMLAGDPIKVFNNGEMKRDFTYIDDIVEGVVRVMNNIPEPDPAWSGKNPIPSSSCVPYRIYNIGNNEPVALMDFVHAIEDALGKKAKIDYLPMQAGDVPATWADVDDLIADTGFKPETSVQQGIQNFVDWYREYYA